Sequence from the Methanobacterium alkalithermotolerans genome:
CTATTTTTGTTACTTCTTCTTTTAAGGTTTCATCCGCATTTATGATGGTGGGTTTATCCCTGGATTTCAAAATATCTCCTCATTTAGATTAAGTTCCAAAAAAAAAGATCTGCTAAAATAAATAAAGTTTTATAGTTGATTGCGGTTTTGCTGCAGCATGCGGCTCATGGAGTCTAATATAATACCGGTAAACATCATAAAGGTCCCGAATAAGCTGAGCATCACCGCCACCATGGTGGGGCCCATGCTGATACTGGTACCGGTAAGGTAGTCTCTTAAGAATATTAAACTCAGGGAAGCCCCGACAAGTACAATCACTATCCCCGGGATGGTGAAGTAGTAGAGGGGTCTTTTTAGTTCCATGTCCTGCAAGATGTGGAATAATACCCTGGCTCCGTGACTTATAGGGTTCTGGGTGGATCCATCCACATCGTATCGTACCCCGATTTGTACTTCCACTATTTTTAATCCGGCCTGGGAGGCATCCACCAGCATTTCACTTTCTACTCCGAATCCTGACTCTTTAAAACGGAAGTAGGGCAGGCTTTTTTGGGAAAAGGCACGAAATCCACTCTGGGTGTCGGTGATGTCCAGTCCACTGGATAGGTTGGTGGCAGTATCCAGTACTTTTTGACCTACCCGGCGGTAGGCCGGGGTGTTTTCATCTACTCCAGTGATGTAGCGGCTGCCATTTACCACATCAGCTTCTTTTTTTAAGATGGGTTCTGTAAGTAAGGGTATTTCATCCGGATCATGCTGGGCATCAGCATCAATGGTTACAATTATATCATATTCTTTGGCTGCTTCAAAGCCAGACCTTAAAGCCGCCCCTTTTCCTAAATTGGTGGGATGTTTTATAACTTCTGCCCCGGCCAGCTGGGCTACTTCACTGGTTTTATCTGTGGATCCATCATCCACCACTATTATTTTTTGGGCGTGTTGTTTGGCCCGGAGTATAATACTTCCCAGGGCTACTTCTTCATTGTAAGCAGGTAATATCACTGCGATTTTTTTCATAGTTAGTCCTCGATGCGGTAGTACCATTTCATCCAGTCTACAGTTTTTTGTATTCCTTCTTTTGGTGGGACCTGGGGGTCATGTTTTAAATCACGTATAGCCTTGGAAAAGTCCATGGTCTTAACCTTGGTGGTGAAATCCTCCGCTTCATGATAAGTAACCAGACTATCATCTACTCCCACCGCCTCTAAAACCATATCCGAATACTCCCGAATATCATGCTCCCACTCGGTTTTACTACCCACATTATAAGCTTCACCTGGAATAAAATTATCCACAATATTAGCAAAAGTTCGAGCCGTATCCCCTACATAATCAATAATCCTCTTATGACCTTCATATACCTCATAAGGTAAACCCATCAAAGCACGATAAATAAAAATCGGAATAAAACCTTTATAAGGCGAATAAGCTTCATGAGGACCATAACAATTAACCGGCCGCACCCGTACTGTTTCAGTTCCAAACATGGTGGCCGAATTCATACACATTAGCTCCCCGGCCCACTTGGTAATAGCATAATCATTCATCTGATAAGTATCACGGATAGGATTATCCACCATCACATCCTCACTCATAACCCCAGTATAATCACCATACACTTCCGCCGAAGAAAAAAAGATCATCTTAAAACCCAGTTTTTCCTGCAAACGAATCATATGCTTGGTACCCTTAACATTAGTATCCCACAAATTCTCATAATAAGCCTCACCATTCCACCGACCATACTCCGCCGCTAAATGATAAACATAATCAAAAGCAGGATTATCATCAAAAACCCGCTCCAACTGCCGGTAATTCTTAACATCAGCCCGCACATAATCATCCAGCTCATGATGCAACAAATCCAGAGCCAAAACCTCATGACCCCTGCTCCTTAACTCACCAACCAGATTAGTCCCAATAAAACCAGACCCTCCAGTAACTAAAATTCTCTTGGTTTCCATGATAATTATCTCCTGTGTGATTAATTCTATAAAAATATAAGATTAATTAATAAAGTTTTATCCTTAATATAAATTAAAGGAATATTTTATTCCCCTTAAAAACATATTTTTAGATTATCCTTTGGTATTAAAATATATTTACCATCTATTTATTTCGTTTTCAAATTCCTTGAGACGGTAAAAATCGTGCTCAGGATAATAAATGAATATTAACCAGCCCCCATATAAAAACTGTTTTTAGAATAATGAATATTATAACAACTATCTTACTATAAATAATCTTAATATTATGCAATAATTAATATATTCCAGGAAATATAGGGAGAAATTATAGATGGTGGAAGATAAAACTAAAAAAGAAACCGTTACCATTAATGTTACCGGGATGCACTGTACCTCCTGTGCTTTGAATATTGAAAAAAAGCTTAAAGGAACAGATGGTGTTAGTCAGGCCCAGGTGAATTATTCCACCGGAAAAGCAAATGTGGAGTATTCACCAGATAAGATTGCTAAAAAGGAAATTCTGGATGCGGTAGAAGATAGTGGTTTTAAAGGTTTTTTCATACATGAAGAGGAAGCAGAATATGCTACTGATCCCATCACCGGTATGCGTCTTTTAAAGTCCCGGGCTATAAAAAAAAGTTTTGGAGGCAGGGACTATTATTTTACAGATGAACACTCCCTGCGTAAATTTCAGGCCCCGGAAGAAGAATTAAAAACCATGAAAAAGAGGGTGGCCCTGGCTTTAAGTGGGGTTATCATATTAGGTGTGGCCCGTGTGGTGGCCACCGTTAGCTTGGCTGCTGGTGTTTCCCTTATCAGCATGGCCCCTATACCCTCTTTGCCATGGTTTACCTGGGGTTACTGGTTATTTCTTTTAACTACTCCTATTCAGTTTATTGCCGGTTATGGTTTCTATAAAGGGGCCTATTATGCGGTGAAAAATCGTTCCCTGAATATGGATTTTCTGGTGGCCATGGGAACCCTTACTGCCTGGACCTACAGTAGTTTTGTATTGTTCTTTCCAGGGGTGCTCCCGGTTACTGAAAGGGATGTGTACTTTGAAGTATCAGCGGTGATTATTGCCTTTGTGCTGGTGGGGAAGTTCATGGAGGACTATATCAAACAGCGCAGTTCAGCAGCAGTTAGAAAACTCCTGGATCTTCGACCAAAAACCGCTCAGGTAATTCGTGATGGAGTAGAAACCACGGTGCTGGCTGAAACAATTAGGGTAGGGGAAATTGTGGTGGTAAGACCCGGAGAAAGCATTCCAGTGGATGGTGTGGTAACTGAAGGAGAGAGTTCCATTGATCAATCCATGGTTACTGGGGAGAGTATTCCTGTATCATGTAGAGTGGGTCAGGAGGTGATTGGAGCCACCATTAATAAACAGGGTCTGATTAAATTCAGGGCCACCAAGGTGGGTTCCCAGACCACCCTGATGCAGATAATTAAACTGGTGGAAGATGCCCAATCCTCCAGTGCACCTATACAGAGGTTGGCTGATCGGGTGAGTTCTTATTTTGTTCCCATTGTGGTTTCTATTGCCCTTCTTACCCTGGCCGGCTGGACCCTGGCCGGAGATTTTACTGCCGGAATACTGGCCTTTGTGGCAGTTCTTATAATATCATGTCCCTGTGCCCTGGGGATAGCAACCCCTGCGGCATTAATGGTGGGAGTGGGTAAAGGAGCTGAAAATGGGATTTTAATCCGTGGTGGAGAATATCTGGAGAGAACCCACCAGTTAAATAAGGTATTTTTTGATAAAACCGGGACCCTTACCCGGGGAAAACCAGAGGTAACACAGATAATATCCCCTGATCCTGATGAAACTTTAAAACTGGCTGCTATGGCAGAAAAAGGCTCCGAGCACCCTTTAGCCGAGGCTATAATAAAAAAGGCAGAGGAAATGGATGTGGAAATTCCAGATGCTGCTGGTTTTAAAACCACCCCTGGTCAGGGTATAACTGCCTGGTGGGATGATAAAGCTCTGGTATTAGGTAACCGTAAAATGATGGAGGATAATAATCTGGATATAACACCCCAGGAGGATGAAATTCAGGGCCTGGAAACTGAGGGTAATACGGTGATTATGGTGGCCTATGATAAACAGGTCAGGGGCCTTATTGCCATTGCAGATACCTTAAAAGACCACTCTAAAGTGGTGGTTAAGGAATTGGATAGCATGGGTATTGAGTCTGTGATGCTTACCGGGGATAATGAACGTACCGCCCAGGCCATAGCCTCTCAAATAGGGATAAGAAATGTTTACTCTGATTTACTCCCTCAGGATAAATTGGAAGTTATAAAAAAATTACAACAGGAGGGTAATGTGGTGGCCATGGTAGGAGATGGTATTAATGATGCCCCGGCTCTGGCCCAGGCAGATATTGGTATTTCCCTGGGTTCTGGTACTGATGTAGCTAAAGAAACTGGAGGAATTATCCTGGTTAATGATGATCTGCGGGATGTGGTGGCGGGTATAAAATTAAGTAAGGCCACCATGAAAAAGATAAGGCAGAACCTGTTCTGGTCCTTTTTCTATAATACAGCAGCCATACCGCTGGCGGCTTTAGGATTTTTAAATCCTATGATAGCAGCAGCAGCCATGTCTTTAAGTTCTCTTTCAGTAGTTACTAATTCTGCTCTTTTAAAGAGGCTTAAGTTTAAGAGATAATTATTTTATTTTTTTTTAGACAGGTTTAATAGATTATTATACTGAATTCTAATTAACATAATAATTAATTATAAATCTATGATTTTTATAATACACTTAAAGGAGTGATAAAATTATGAAAAAGTTATCCAATCAAATTATTTTCGGGATTATTTTACTGATTATTGGAGTTCTATTTTTACTGCGCAGTACCGGGATTTACAATACCGGTAATTTACTCAGTTATGTTCCCTCCTTATTTATAATCCTGGGGATTTACAGTCTAATTAAAAGTGGTTTTAAGAGTATCAGTGGTCCAGTAACCATGATTATCATCTTCACGGTTATCCAGTTACTGGTTCTGGGTGTTATTACCGGGTCTACCCTCTCCAGCTGGTGGCCTTTAGTCATCATCCTCATTGGTGCAGGTATTATCCTTAATCATTACCAGCGGGATAAAAGCAAGGTTTATACCAGGGATAACATCGATTTAATGGCCATCCTGGGAGGGGTACAAAACACCATTAAATCCAGTTCATTTAAAGGCGGAGACCTTACCGCCGTACTGGGAGGAGTGGAACTGGATCTTCGAGACTCTCAAACCGGCCTGGAACCAGCCATAATAAATGTTACGGTACTATTAGGAGGAGCTGAAATAAGAGTCCCTGATGACTGGGATCTTAAAATCAATGTGATGCCAGTTTTAGGTGGAGTGGATGATAGCAGAACCCGGTTGAGTAATAGCACCCCTAAGGATAAACCAGATTTAATAATTAATGGAATGGTAGCCCTGGGTGGGCTGGATATCTATGATTAAAAAAAATGGATATTATTTTAAAGGGTAATTCACCCCAATTATTTTTAAAAAAAATATCCTGAAAATAAATAGAGGATATTTTACTTTAAATTATTTTTTTCATATACGGTCACATTCCCCCTTTGTCTTATGATGGTGTATCCATCCAGGGTGAGTTTTCCTTCTCCAGTGTAGATATAGTAATCCGGGTTTACTTCTTCAAATAATTCCTGGAATACATCCGGGCTTACCTTACCTGGTATACGAGTATATACGAATTTTTTAAGGTACCAACTGTAAGCCGGGCCTCTTACGGCAGCTATAACCCTATCTTCAAATTCAGGATCATAATTAATCAGCCATTCAGCAGTTTCTTTTTCAATTAAAACCACTTCATCTTCCCGGGGCATGTTATCCATATAACTAACTGCAGATAATAATAAGGCCAGCACCAGCACCAGGGAAATAGCAGGAGATATCCATGTGGTGTTTTTAAATTTAGTTTGTATAAGGCTGGAAATTTGCCTGATTCCCAGGGCCACCCCATAGGCTAAAGGTGGTACCATGGTAATGAAGTAGCGGTCCACTTTTACCGGGTGGAAACTGTGCATAATAAAAAAGGCGAAAAACCAGGTTAAAAACATTAAATCCAAATCCAGATACTTTAATTTATAGTCTCTTAGTAAATAAAACACTGATAATGCCCACAATATCAATAAAACTTCACTGTACACATAGGATATACTACCATAGGTAAAAATTAAAAGCAAACCCATTATCAATACTCCAGCAGCTTTAAGGTAATTTTGTGGTGTTTTTAATGTTTTCCGGGTTTTAAGAGCAATTTTAATTATATAAATTATTATCCCGGTTATTATAAGTCCTAAAAGTACATAGGCCAGTAAATCAGGTGTTTGCTGAGAGGGCCATAAGAGCTGGCTGTAATTATCAGGAGCAGGGCTGGAGAGGTACTGAGGTATATTTTTCAGATAGTATAATAAATCCAGGTTATATCCAGGGTTTAATTCTGTGGCAGTTCCAGCCGCTGAGGCAGAAAATTGAGATATGAAGGGGAAGGGTTTTCCTATTTGACGGTAGAAGTACCACATAAAGGGGAGGTAGATTAAGACCCCCAGGATAATTCCCTTAACTCCATTTTTTATTTCTTCTTTTTGGGGTTGATTAAAGAATATCAAAAGCAGCATGGGTATTATTATGAGTCCCGAGGTGTAACGGGTTAAAAAGGCCAGCATGGCCAGAGGAAAGGCCAGATAATAGTAGCGGGAATCGTTTTTAGACGCCTGGTAGGTGAAGTACAACGCCCAGATGGATAATGATATAGCGGGAGCATCCAGGGCTCCACTCACTGCCCAGGCCATTAAAATAGTGAAGGTGGCATAGGATAAGGCCCCGGCCAGGCTTTCATATTCATTGAACCTGATTTTAAGTAGTAAATACATTCCCAACGCACCCATGATATAGAATACCCCACTTATCATAAAAAGAGACAGTTCAAAAACATACCCTGCCCGGAAAAGAAGGGAGGTTAAGAAGGGTAAAAAAGGTGATAGGTGCAGGGTATCCCCTATACCCATACCTGCCATTTTAAGAGCGTTATTAAGGTATAAGAATATATCCCAGTAGGCCACTCCAATTTGAGACTGTATAGAAACTAATTCATAAGTGATGATTAGCATTAAAAGCCCTAAAAGGGCCATGAATATCAAAGATACTTTATTTTTATGGATGATATCTGTAATTTTTCCCATGCAATTTCCTCTAAAATTATGATTATAATTCTAAAATAATAGTAAGATTTAGATATAAATTAATCTATCCACATTAAATATTTCTCCCCGGCGGTAATAGTGATTTTATTATTTTTAGTTTCATCTCTTAATTTTTAATGAATGATAACCTTAATATTTAAATCCAGTTAGTAATATCAACACCTTAAAAACCCTCCACCCTCTCAAATATAATTATATTGGCCACCCTTTGTACTTCTACAAATCCGGTGAGGTTGAGAGGAGGGTCACTATAGTAATTTATAAAGTAGGTGGTGTTATTTTCCAGTAGCATACGGGAAAATTGAGCATTGTCTTCAAAGTTTTTAGGCCATCCCCTTTTTACATTCATTTTAAGGTGCCAGCTCATAGCCGGCCAGTAGTCCGAATAAATCACCTTATCCTGATAATCAGGGTCATAATCTTTCATAAGGTTTCCTGCAGTTTCCAGATCACCATAGATGTGCCGGGGGACATTGTAGGCATAGGGTTGGATTGATGAAAACAAGAGTAACAGGGCCAGTATAATAGCCAGTAATCCGGCGCTTATCTTTTTTTTACTTAACTGGCTTAACTTATCCTGTACTTGATTGAATCCCAGAATCAGGAGGTATGCTAAAGCAGGGGTGGTGGTGATAAAGTAGCGGTCCACCTTGATTATAAGGAAGCTGTGGGAGATGAAGTAGGTTAAAAACCAGATGAACATCATCATATCCAGAGAACTGTTTTTCCCTGCCTGGTTTTTGGTGGAGTAGTAAATTAAAAAGATTAAGGCCAACATGGTCACCGCCGCAGGTAGATAGGAATTGCCCTGCAGGGTAAAGATAAATAAAAGGGATAGTATTATTCCTGCTACTAGTACCAGGGCTTTTTTTCTTTTTGAGGTTTTAAAGTTTTTAAAGCACCAGATGTAGCGCATAGCATAAATTAAAAGCCCTGCCCCCGCAATTATAAGTATTAAATAGGAAACCATATTGGTCTGGGCCAGGCTGGGGTAGAGCATGGTGGCGTAACTATCATTTACCGGGTAACTGGATATGTACTGAGGAAAATGATTTATATAATAACTTTTTCCAGGAAGGTAAGCCGGATCTCCCTGGGCCGGGTCATTGGCCACACTACCCTCCAGTAGATTTAAAAAGGGTACTGGTGTTCCCAGTTTAGAGTAAAAAAAGCCCATAACCGGGGCCAGTATAATTAATCCTATTAAGAATCCCAGGGCCAGTTTTAGGAGGTGGTCTTTTTTTAACTGCCCCTCTAAAATTATGGTAAGAAAATAAAATCCTAAAGGCAGGATCATAAGTCCACTGGTGTAACGGGTGAAGAAGGTTAAAAAAGCCAGGGGGAATACCAGTATAAGTGCCCTCTGGTCTTTTTTAAATCCATATACTAGTACGTAGGTTAGCCAGATGGCCAGGCAAACGGCAGGAACATCCAGGCTACCGGTGGCTGCCCAGGAGAGAACCAGGGTAAATGAGGAAAAAATTATAGCTCCAGCCACTGATTCTTTAGTGGAAAATCGTAATTTTAAAAGCAGATAAAGTCCTATTATCCCGGAAGCAAAGATAAGGCCACTTATAAGGTAGAGGGGACTGGCCTTAACATAGCCCAGCCGGAAAAAAAGAGAGGTTAAGAAGGAGAGTAATGGTGGTAGCTGGGTAATGGAACCTTCCCCTAAACCAGCATACATTAAGGCATTATTCAGGTACAGGAATATATCCCAGTAGGCCACCCCTAATTTGAGTTGTAATCTTACCAGATAGGCAGATAGGGTTAAGGCGAATATGATAATGATGATTAAAGCGGGATTATTTTTTAGATAGGAGTAAATATTATTAAAGATATTCATGAGTAAAACCTTATTTTGAGAGGTAAATAATGGTAATTGTACTTAATATTAAGTGGTCCCTGCGCCCGGAGTTTGGAAGGAATTCTAAAAAAAGCCTATAATTCCAGGAGCATGGTTTAGTATATTATAGTTAAAGGGATATCTAAATACATTGGTTATAAATTATTCTAAAAATATTGAATTTATTAAAATTAATTCCCTGAATCTAATAAAATTAGGGTGCCATATATGAGAAAAAGTAAAAATATTTCCCTGGGTCTTTTATCATTTCCATCCACCAAGACCGGTATTACTCCTTTATCCAATATGGTTGAGATACTCCTGGCGGTGGTGGGGGATCTGCATCTTGTTTCGGGTAATGAATCCTGTCGAAAGTTCCAGGATGATAACAGGTTGGAATTGTACTGCACCCATCACCGTAGTTCTTCTTTTAGCCTGAAAAGGGTGTGGAATTATTTTTATTTACAACTTAGTATGGCCTTATATGTTTTACAATTAAGAAAGGTTGATTTCTGGATATTTTTTATAGGGGGAGACACCCTGCTATTACCCATGCTCATGGCCCGATTAACTGGTAAAAGAGTTATATTGCTTTTTGCTGGTTCTTCTATCCAGACCCTGGTGCACCGCCAGGATAAATTTGCCGGGATGGCCCGAAGGGTATCCCATCTTAATTGTAGTTTAAGCAGTGCCCTAATACTCTACTTTAAAAGCCTTAAAGCTGAGTGGGGATTGGAAAAATATGAAGATAAAATATTAATCCAGCCCCGGCATTTTATTGATACAAAAAACTTTAAAAGAAATCCAGATTCTACCCGAGAATATATAGGTTATGTGGGTCGCTTATCCCAGGAAAAGGGAGTTATGAATTTAATTAAATCTATTCCCCTTATGGATAAAAAGGTTAAGTTTTTAATTTGCGGTGAAGGACCTTTAAAAGAAGAAATAAATGAATATTTAAGGGTTAATGATTTAAAAGATCAGGTGGAGTTAACCGGATGGATAAATCATCAGGATCTACCTGATTATCTAAATAGAATGAAGCTTCTGGTGGTTCCCTCCTATACCGAGGGTTTTCCCAATATCATCCTGGAGGCTCTCTCCTGTGGTACCCTGGTAGCAGCCACCACTGCCGGGGCCATAGGAGAAATCATTGAAGACCATAAGAATGGGTTTTTGCTAAAAGATAACCATGAACTTACCATAGCCGGCTTTTTAGAAGAGTTTTTAGACTATGAAAATCTGGATAAAATCAGGAAAAATGGTTACCATACCGTGGCTGGTTTTGACTATAATAAAATCAAAAAAAACTGGGATGATTTACTATACCGGTTTTATGAGGAAGGTTTGTAGATTTTTTTAATTAAAATGGTGTTTTTAGTAGGGGAGAGTTAAAAAAAATGAAGGATGAATTTAAAATCTGTCTTTTAATGCCCAAGATGTTTCCCCGGATAGGTGGTTTTGAAAATGTGGTATATGATTTATCCCGGGGTTTATCCTGTCACCATAAGGTGCAGGTGGTTTTCACCACCATAAGTTCAGATCGGCCCTTACCTCCCGGGGTGGAGGTTTTTCCAGTATTAAAGGAAATAAAAATCAGGTATATTGGTTTTTTATTATCTCTAATTTATAATAGTATTTTTTTCTTTTTTTATGCCTGGCAGGAGAGGCCGGATATGGTTAATGTGCATCCTGTTTTTCCC
This genomic interval carries:
- a CDS encoding glycosyltransferase family 2 protein → MKKIAVILPAYNEEVALGSIILRAKQHAQKIIVVDDGSTDKTSEVAQLAGAEVIKHPTNLGKGAALRSGFEAAKEYDIIVTIDADAQHDPDEIPLLTEPILKKEADVVNGSRYITGVDENTPAYRRVGQKVLDTATNLSSGLDITDTQSGFRAFSQKSLPYFRFKESGFGVESEMLVDASQAGLKIVEVQIGVRYDVDGSTQNPISHGARVLFHILQDMELKRPLYYFTIPGIVIVLVGASLSLIFLRDYLTGTSISMGPTMVAVMLSLFGTFMMFTGIILDSMSRMLQQNRNQL
- a CDS encoding NAD-dependent epimerase/dehydratase family protein gives rise to the protein METKRILVTGGSGFIGTNLVGELRSRGHEVLALDLLHHELDDYVRADVKNYRQLERVFDDNPAFDYVYHLAAEYGRWNGEAYYENLWDTNVKGTKHMIRLQEKLGFKMIFFSSAEVYGDYTGVMSEDVMVDNPIRDTYQMNDYAITKWAGELMCMNSATMFGTETVRVRPVNCYGPHEAYSPYKGFIPIFIYRALMGLPYEVYEGHKRIIDYVGDTARTFANIVDNFIPGEAYNVGSKTEWEHDIREYSDMVLEAVGVDDSLVTYHEAEDFTTKVKTMDFSKAIRDLKHDPQVPPKEGIQKTVDWMKWYYRIED
- a CDS encoding heavy metal translocating P-type ATPase translates to MVEDKTKKETVTINVTGMHCTSCALNIEKKLKGTDGVSQAQVNYSTGKANVEYSPDKIAKKEILDAVEDSGFKGFFIHEEEAEYATDPITGMRLLKSRAIKKSFGGRDYYFTDEHSLRKFQAPEEELKTMKKRVALALSGVIILGVARVVATVSLAAGVSLISMAPIPSLPWFTWGYWLFLLTTPIQFIAGYGFYKGAYYAVKNRSLNMDFLVAMGTLTAWTYSSFVLFFPGVLPVTERDVYFEVSAVIIAFVLVGKFMEDYIKQRSSAAVRKLLDLRPKTAQVIRDGVETTVLAETIRVGEIVVVRPGESIPVDGVVTEGESSIDQSMVTGESIPVSCRVGQEVIGATINKQGLIKFRATKVGSQTTLMQIIKLVEDAQSSSAPIQRLADRVSSYFVPIVVSIALLTLAGWTLAGDFTAGILAFVAVLIISCPCALGIATPAALMVGVGKGAENGILIRGGEYLERTHQLNKVFFDKTGTLTRGKPEVTQIISPDPDETLKLAAMAEKGSEHPLAEAIIKKAEEMDVEIPDAAGFKTTPGQGITAWWDDKALVLGNRKMMEDNNLDITPQEDEIQGLETEGNTVIMVAYDKQVRGLIAIADTLKDHSKVVVKELDSMGIESVMLTGDNERTAQAIASQIGIRNVYSDLLPQDKLEVIKKLQQEGNVVAMVGDGINDAPALAQADIGISLGSGTDVAKETGGIILVNDDLRDVVAGIKLSKATMKKIRQNLFWSFFYNTAAIPLAALGFLNPMIAAAAMSLSSLSVVTNSALLKRLKFKR
- a CDS encoding LiaF transmembrane domain-containing protein, which produces MKKLSNQIIFGIILLIIGVLFLLRSTGIYNTGNLLSYVPSLFIILGIYSLIKSGFKSISGPVTMIIIFTVIQLLVLGVITGSTLSSWWPLVIILIGAGIILNHYQRDKSKVYTRDNIDLMAILGGVQNTIKSSSFKGGDLTAVLGGVELDLRDSQTGLEPAIINVTVLLGGAEIRVPDDWDLKINVMPVLGGVDDSRTRLSNSTPKDKPDLIINGMVALGGLDIYD
- a CDS encoding glycosyltransferase family 39 protein — encoded protein: MGKITDIIHKNKVSLIFMALLGLLMLIITYELVSIQSQIGVAYWDIFLYLNNALKMAGMGIGDTLHLSPFLPFLTSLLFRAGYVFELSLFMISGVFYIMGALGMYLLLKIRFNEYESLAGALSYATFTILMAWAVSGALDAPAISLSIWALYFTYQASKNDSRYYYLAFPLAMLAFLTRYTSGLIIIPMLLLIFFNQPQKEEIKNGVKGIILGVLIYLPFMWYFYRQIGKPFPFISQFSASAAGTATELNPGYNLDLLYYLKNIPQYLSSPAPDNYSQLLWPSQQTPDLLAYVLLGLIITGIIIYIIKIALKTRKTLKTPQNYLKAAGVLIMGLLLIFTYGSISYVYSEVLLILWALSVFYLLRDYKLKYLDLDLMFLTWFFAFFIMHSFHPVKVDRYFITMVPPLAYGVALGIRQISSLIQTKFKNTTWISPAISLVLVLALLLSAVSYMDNMPREDEVVLIEKETAEWLINYDPEFEDRVIAAVRGPAYSWYLKKFVYTRIPGKVSPDVFQELFEEVNPDYYIYTGEGKLTLDGYTIIRQRGNVTVYEKNNLK
- a CDS encoding glycosyltransferase family 39 protein is translated as MNIFNNIYSYLKNNPALIIIIIFALTLSAYLVRLQLKLGVAYWDIFLYLNNALMYAGLGEGSITQLPPLLSFLTSLFFRLGYVKASPLYLISGLIFASGIIGLYLLLKLRFSTKESVAGAIIFSSFTLVLSWAATGSLDVPAVCLAIWLTYVLVYGFKKDQRALILVFPLAFLTFFTRYTSGLMILPLGFYFLTIILEGQLKKDHLLKLALGFLIGLIILAPVMGFFYSKLGTPVPFLNLLEGSVANDPAQGDPAYLPGKSYYINHFPQYISSYPVNDSYATMLYPSLAQTNMVSYLILIIAGAGLLIYAMRYIWCFKNFKTSKRKKALVLVAGIILSLLFIFTLQGNSYLPAAVTMLALIFLIYYSTKNQAGKNSSLDMMMFIWFLTYFISHSFLIIKVDRYFITTTPALAYLLILGFNQVQDKLSQLSKKKISAGLLAIILALLLLFSSIQPYAYNVPRHIYGDLETAGNLMKDYDPDYQDKVIYSDYWPAMSWHLKMNVKRGWPKNFEDNAQFSRMLLENNTTYFINYYSDPPLNLTGFVEVQRVANIIIFERVEGF
- a CDS encoding glycosyltransferase: MRKSKNISLGLLSFPSTKTGITPLSNMVEILLAVVGDLHLVSGNESCRKFQDDNRLELYCTHHRSSSFSLKRVWNYFYLQLSMALYVLQLRKVDFWIFFIGGDTLLLPMLMARLTGKRVILLFAGSSIQTLVHRQDKFAGMARRVSHLNCSLSSALILYFKSLKAEWGLEKYEDKILIQPRHFIDTKNFKRNPDSTREYIGYVGRLSQEKGVMNLIKSIPLMDKKVKFLICGEGPLKEEINEYLRVNDLKDQVELTGWINHQDLPDYLNRMKLLVVPSYTEGFPNIILEALSCGTLVAATTAGAIGEIIEDHKNGFLLKDNHELTIAGFLEEFLDYENLDKIRKNGYHTVAGFDYNKIKKNWDDLLYRFYEEGL